In a genomic window of Gossypium arboreum isolate Shixiya-1 chromosome 7, ASM2569848v2, whole genome shotgun sequence:
- the LOC108483590 gene encoding truncated transcription factor CAULIFLOWER A-like: protein MGRGRVQLRRIENNISRQVTFSKRRSGLLKKANEISVLCDADVALIVFSNKGKLFEFSSDPSMERILERYERQIYAPTGSESQANWSLESSKLMSTIEVLQRNLRNFRGEELEPLSLRDLQLLEQQIGNSLKRIRTRKNKLMNESISVLQKREKTLQDQNNMLAKKLKEKQQTPTEHAQHEVQQKLVQNSPPSTSIQPPTPPPAATRFPCLTIGGSYEAMKGTNKEAELNLNLVPNQ, encoded by the exons atggGTAGAGGTAGGGTTCAACTAAGACGGATCGAGAACAATATTAGCAGACAAGTAACATTCTCAAAGAGACGAAGTGGTTTATTAAAGAAAGCCAATGAGATCTCAGTTTTATGCGATGCTGATGTTGCTTTGATTGTTTTCTCTAACAAAGGAAAGCTCTTTGAGTTCTCTTCTGATCCCAG CATGGAGAGGATCCTAGAACGATACGAACGACAAATATATGCCCCAACTGGTTCTGAATCACAG GCAAATTGGTCTTTGGAATCTTCCAAACTCATGTCAACTATTGAAGTCTTGCAAAGGAACTTGAG GAACTTTCGTGGAGAAGAGCTTGAACCCTTGAGTTTAAGGGACCTGCAACTTTTGGAACAACAAATTGGTAATTCTCTGAAGCGAATACGAACTAGAAAG AACAAACTCATGAATGAATCCATTTCAGTGCTGCAGAAGAGA GAAAAGACATTGCAAGACCAGAACAACATGCTAGCTAAAAAG CTTAAAGAAAAACAGCAGACACCGACAGAACATGCACAACATGAAGTGCAACAAAAACTTGTCCAAAACTCACCACCATCAACATCCATACAACCACCAACACCACCACCGGCTGCAACACGGTTTCCTTGTTTGACTATTGG AGGGAGTTACGAAGCCATGAAAGGGACAAACAAGGAAGCTGAGCTCAATCTCAACCTAGTACCAAATCAGTGA
- the LOC108483583 gene encoding E3 ubiquitin-protein ligase At3g02290-like, giving the protein MGSFCCCLRADDSEDYTNSNNNVRRHCLCLSCFVQNFLHMYATLFQRRDSVPSSILGTAYVNSPASLYSSLTDVYESTIRSLPYDGETRHCRLQREGLVSRREKGSSHSQEDSKPLRGADDADSETFSTGEKWNSFEQGSTERQSKSSQNHSSAKSQVGVGYTYWSAEEEDVCPTCLEEYTPENPKIVAKCSHHFHLSCIYEWMERSENCPVCGKVMVFDETT; this is encoded by the exons ATGGGTTCTTTTTGTTGCTGCTTACGTGCTGACGATTCCGAGGATTATACGAATTCAAACAACAATGTTCGTAGACATTGTTTATGCCTCAGTTGTTTCGTTCAAAATTTCCTTCACATG TATGCCACGTTATTTCAAAGGAGAGATTCTGTACCTTCATCGATTCTAGGGACGGCATATGTGAATTCTCCTGCATCACTATACAGTTCGCTTACTGACGTTTACGAGTCTACTATAAGGTCTTTGCCTTATGATGGCGAGACTAGACATTGTCGTTTACAGCGTGAAGGTCTTGTTTCGAGACGTGAGAAAGGTTCGAGTCATTCACAAGAAGATTCAAAGCCTTTAAGAGGTGCAGACGATGCAGATTCGGAAACGTTTAGTACAGGAGAGAAATGGAATTCTTTTGAACAAGGCTCGACAGAGAGGCAATCTAAATCCTCACAAAATCACTCATCGGCAAAATCACAAGTCGGAGTTGGGTACACTTATTGGTCAGCGGAAGAAGAGGATGTCTGTCCAACATGTCTCGAAG AATATACTCCAGAGAATCCCAAGATCGTAGCAAAATGTTCCCACCATTTCCATCTCAGTTGCATTTACGAATGGATGGAGAGAAGTGAAAACTGCCCAGTCTGTGGCAAG GTTATGGTGTTCGATGAAACGACTTAA